In a single window of the Heliangelus exortis chromosome 1, bHelExo1.hap1, whole genome shotgun sequence genome:
- the LOC139793538 gene encoding fibrinogen-like protein 1 isoform X2: MLLPTTSGNLIVYDEDCSAVYNGKKTKSGYYRIRPRADQEPFLAYCDMSDGGGWTVIQRRSNGRENFNRKWDDYKLGFGKFQGKSDEYWLGNDHIYDLLARGESSLKIDLMDWHGERRYAVYENFQLANEQDNYRLWFGTYSGNAGDALSGGSNFEAQWSASHRGMEFTTSDKDHDRFLAGNCALENEGGWWFNRCHAVNLNGRYYRTGRYSGSHDNGLVWSTWHGTWYSLKYSVMKIRTPFFVDSESGDGENSQGS, translated from the exons ATGCTTTTACCCACAACCAGTGGAAATTTGATAGTCTATGATGAAG ATTGCTCTGCAGTATATAATGGGAAGAAGACCAAAAGTGGCTACTACAGGATCAGGCCCAGAGCAGACCAAGAGCCTTTCCTGGCATATTGTGACATGTCTGATGGTGGGGGCTGGACTGTCATCCAGAGGAGAAGTAATGGCAGGGAGAACTTCAATAG GAAATGGGATGATTACAAACTGGGATTTGGGAAATTCCAGGGCAAGAGTGATGAATACTGGCTTGGCAATGACCACATTTATGACCTGCTTGCTAGAg GAGAGAGCTCATTAAAGATTGACCTGATGGACTGGCATGGTGAAAGACGTTATGCAGTCTATGAAAATTTTCAACTTGCAAATGAGCAG GACAATTACAGGCTGTGGTTTGGCACTTACTCCGGCAACGCTGGCGACGCTCTGTCTGGCGGGAGCAATTTTGAAGCTCAGTGGTCAGCTTCTCACAGAGGGATGGAGTTCACCACATCTGACAAGGATCATGATCGATTCCTGGCAGGCAACTGTGCATTAGAGAACGAGGGTGGTTGGTGGTTTAACAG GTGCCATGCTGTAAACCTCAATGGAAGATACTACAGAACAGGAAGATACAGTGGATCCCATGACAATGGTCTGGTGTGGTCTACATGGCATGGGACGTGGTACTCCCTAAAATACTCAGTCATGAAAATCAGGACTCCATTCTTTGTTGACAGTGAAAGTGGAGATGGTGAGAACAGTCAGGGCAGCTGA
- the LOC139793538 gene encoding fibrinogen-like protein 1 isoform X1, giving the protein MSMMMPWLLLLLFLVSFSSAAPRLPERDICLLDNNKLRQRLKELQDLLYLYDLQLKDILENTYHRTKSGLFSGNRTVQHGMLLPTTSGNLIVYDEDCSAVYNGKKTKSGYYRIRPRADQEPFLAYCDMSDGGGWTVIQRRSNGRENFNRKWDDYKLGFGKFQGKSDEYWLGNDHIYDLLARGESSLKIDLMDWHGERRYAVYENFQLANEQDNYRLWFGTYSGNAGDALSGGSNFEAQWSASHRGMEFTTSDKDHDRFLAGNCALENEGGWWFNRCHAVNLNGRYYRTGRYSGSHDNGLVWSTWHGTWYSLKYSVMKIRTPFFVDSESGDGENSQGS; this is encoded by the exons GATGCCCtggttgctgctgctccttttcctgGTCAGCTTCAGCTCAGCTGCACCCAGGCTGCCG GAAAGAGATATCTGCCTCCTAGACAATAATAAGTTAAGACAAAGGTTAAAAGAGCTTCAAGACTTGCTTTACTTATATGACCTGCAACTGAAGGACATCCTGGAAAACACTTACCATAGAACAAAAAGTGGTCTATTCTCAGGCAACAGGACTGTGCAGCATGGGATGCTTTTACCCACAACCAGTGGAAATTTGATAGTCTATGATGAAG ATTGCTCTGCAGTATATAATGGGAAGAAGACCAAAAGTGGCTACTACAGGATCAGGCCCAGAGCAGACCAAGAGCCTTTCCTGGCATATTGTGACATGTCTGATGGTGGGGGCTGGACTGTCATCCAGAGGAGAAGTAATGGCAGGGAGAACTTCAATAG GAAATGGGATGATTACAAACTGGGATTTGGGAAATTCCAGGGCAAGAGTGATGAATACTGGCTTGGCAATGACCACATTTATGACCTGCTTGCTAGAg GAGAGAGCTCATTAAAGATTGACCTGATGGACTGGCATGGTGAAAGACGTTATGCAGTCTATGAAAATTTTCAACTTGCAAATGAGCAG GACAATTACAGGCTGTGGTTTGGCACTTACTCCGGCAACGCTGGCGACGCTCTGTCTGGCGGGAGCAATTTTGAAGCTCAGTGGTCAGCTTCTCACAGAGGGATGGAGTTCACCACATCTGACAAGGATCATGATCGATTCCTGGCAGGCAACTGTGCATTAGAGAACGAGGGTGGTTGGTGGTTTAACAG GTGCCATGCTGTAAACCTCAATGGAAGATACTACAGAACAGGAAGATACAGTGGATCCCATGACAATGGTCTGGTGTGGTCTACATGGCATGGGACGTGGTACTCCCTAAAATACTCAGTCATGAAAATCAGGACTCCATTCTTTGTTGACAGTGAAAGTGGAGATGGTGAGAACAGTCAGGGCAGCTGA